Genomic DNA from Oncorhynchus clarkii lewisi isolate Uvic-CL-2024 chromosome 5, UVic_Ocla_1.0, whole genome shotgun sequence:
TCAGGACTGTTCTCTTTTTCTTTCAAATGTTGAAATTTTCCTCAAATGTTGTTTAAGTTAGCACACTTGGAGCACTCCACCACCTGCAAAGTACAGATGGCATGACCCACTGACACCTGCTGTGGATCACACTAAATGGGATAGAATGGGGTGAGAAAGTAACAAAGCACAGACTGAAAGTGCCGTCACATCACATCACGCACATTACCACCGCCAGATGGCCACCCTTCTGTAGAGGACAACACCTTAATCATTAATAACACGGCGCTCACGTTAATACAAACACAATGAGACATTACTAAGCATTTTCAAAGAAGTGGCTTAGTTGGTGATATGGCTCATGATGTCTCACTATAGTAATTAAATATTGAATCTGAATCATATTTAGCTTATCACGTAAACAGTGTAGAATTACCTGGTCTTTTAGAGTAACCTTGGGGAGGGAGAGATTATCACCATTAGCACTCAGCTGAGTGAGATTTAGGGACTTGTGTGTGAGAGGGAGCAgggctgagacagaggggcgGGGTGATTGCACAAGCCCCCTGCGGTGCTTCAACccctggccacacacacactatgtataCCGGTAACCAGGGAGAACTGTGGCCTAGTCCTGGAATGTGGCCTACTGTCTGGCCAAAAGAGCTGTTAAACAACACCCTGgctttgtctctctttcactgttgcccaaacaaacaacacaccggcacactctctatcacacacacacaaacacatttatacacacgcgcacacacacactcacgggctctctggctctctcatgGATTGCTTCATGCACTTGCAGTCACACAACAGGATGTCCTGTTTCTTCTAATGCTTGCTCACACGCGCCCACACTCTGTTCTGTCATATGGTTAccaccttaaattacatttttgggcaaaaaggcaaactcccctccatcattcattgaatcaggtgactcattcatcacaaaacccacttatattgccaactactttaatgatttttttcatctgcaagattagcaaatttaggcatgaaatgccagcaacaaacactacTAAATAGGTAAACActaactgaccaaattatgaaagacaagcattgtaactTTGAACTTTGAACTTCCgaaaagtgagtgtggaagaggtgaaaatatatttttgtttatcaacaatgacaagccacctgggtGACAACTTGGATGGGACATttctgaggataatagcagacgatattgccactcctatttgccatatcttcattCTAAGCCTacaagaaagtgtgtgccctcaggcctggagtgaagcaaaagtcattccgctaaccaagaatagtaaagccccctttactggctcaaatagcagaCCGATCatcctgttaccaacccttagtaaacttttggaaagaATTCTGTTGAACCAGATTCAatgttattttacagtaaacaaattgacaacagactttcagcacgcttctAGGGAAAGGCATTCAACATGCATGgcacttttttaattttttttattccacctttatttaaccaggtaggctagttgagaacaagttctcatttgcaactgcgacctggccaagataaagcatagcagtgtgaacagacaacacagagttaaacatggagtaaacaattaacaagtcaataacacagtagaaaaaaggggagtctatatatacattgtgtgcaaaaggcatgaggaggtaggcgaataattacaattttgcaggttaataacactggagtgataaatgatcagatggtcatgtacaggtagagatattggtgtgcaaaagagcagaaaagtaaataaataaaaacagtatggggatgaggtaggtaaatatgggtgggctatttaccgatagactatgtacagctgcagcgatcggttaactgctcagatagcagatgtttaaagttggtgatgGAGATAAGTTTCCatcttcagagatttttgcaattcgttccagtcacaggcagcagagaactggaacgaaaggcggccgaatgaggtgttggctttagggatgatcagtgagatacacctgctggagcgcgtgctacggatgggtgttgccatcgtgaccagtgaactgagataaggcggagctttacctagcatggacttgtagatgacctggagccagtgggtctggcgacgaatatgtagcgagggccagccgactagagcatacaagttgcagtggtgggtggtataaggtgctttagtgacaaaacggatggcactgtgataaactgcatccagtttgctgagtagagtgttggaagcaattttgtagatgacatcgccgaagtcgaggatcggtaggatagtcagttttactagggtaagtttggcggcgtgagtgaagaaggctttgttgcggaatagaaagccgattattgatttgattttcgattggagatgtttgatatgagtctggaaggagagtttgcagtctagccagacacctaggtacttatagatgtccacatattcaaggtcggaaccatccagggtggtgatgctggtcaggcgtgcaggtgcaggcagcgaacggttgaaaagcatgcatttggttttactagcgtttaagagcagttggaggccacggaaggagtgttgtatggcattgaagctcgtttggaggttagatagcacagtgtccaaggacggtccggaagtatatagaatggtgcgtagaggtggatcagggaatcgcccgcagcaagagcaacatcattgatacacacaaatgactgattggctgagagaaattgatgataaaagaTTATgtgagctgttttgttagacttcagtgtggcttttgacattatcgatcatagtctgctgctggaaaaacttgtGTGTTTTGGCCttacatcccctgctatattgtaGATAGAggtacctgtctaacagaacacagagggtgttctttaattgaagcctctccaacataatccaggtagaataattaattccccagggcagctgtctaggccctttactttttttcaatttttaccaATGACATACCACtgaaagccagtgtgtctatgtatgtggatgactcaacactatacacttcAGCTACTAAAGCGAGTGACAAAGAGcggcagttagtttcagaatgggttgcaagaaataagttagtcctaattATTTCAAAAATGTagtattgtatttgggacaaatcattcactaaactctAAATCTCAACttaatcttgtaatgaataatgtggaagtAGAGCCAtttgaggtgactaaactacTTGCAGTAACCCTgggttgtaaactgtcatggtcaaaacatattgatgcaacacTAGCTAATATGGGGATAAGTCTGTcaataataaagcactgctctgccttcttaacaacactatcaaggTCCTACAAGCCCTAGTGTTGTTGCACCCGGACTACTGTCCAGTTGTCTGTTCAgctgccacaaagagggactttacaattgtctcagaacaaggcagcacagctggcccttaaatgtacatggagagctaacattaataagatgcatgtcaatctctcctggctcaaagtagaggagagattgacttcatcactacttattTTTGTAAGAAGTATTGACgtgctgaatgcaccgagctgtctgtttaaactacttaaacacagctcggacacccatgcataccccacaagacatgccaccagaggtctcttcacaatcccaaATTCCAGAGTAGACTAAGGGAGGcgcacagtgctacatagagccatgaaaccctattccacatcaggtaactgatccaagcagtagaatcagattttaaaaatataccttatggaacagcggggactgtgaatagacacacactcaggcacagacacacgcatacacagaaacatgataacacaccctctctccctcacatgGATCTTGTATtgtgtagtagtagagtagtggcctgagggcacacacttaatgtgttgttaAAATCGTTATGAATGTCATGTAATGTTTTTAattgtgttggaccccaggatgagtagctgctgccttggcaagaactaatggggatccttaataaacacaaatacaaaacTCACAAAATGTAGAAGCACAATATACATACATATAATAAGATATCCTGAACAAAGGCATGATGTGCATATGGACTCATTCTTAAATCTGCCAATGTCTTTCTCCTCAGGTCAAGTGACAGCCTTCTCTGATCTAGATGAAGAGATTGACTTCCTTCACTCAGTCATTGCCAAACAGGAAGTGTCAGAGGTCAAACAATCAAGTGAGCCTATGAATTTTATTAAATTTCAGTTACTTTTCCATAGATGTGTGTCGCTATATATAAAACGTTATCTACACCACAATAATAacaatgtctgtctctctcttctgctctcttattctctctctctcccagacacccCCTCCAAGGCAGTTCCTATGACTCAGACAAAGTTTCCCAGACAGAGAGGCAAGGCCCAACCTTCTGCGGAGCAGCCCACTACCGCCCACCCCTCTACCCGGACCCCGCAGCCTGCCACTGGGGCTCTGGAGAGGGTGGGACCGGGGGGACCTGGAGGCCCCATAGCCATCCCATACCCCTCCAAGGACAGTCTCCTTGTCAGTAAGTGTCTTTATTAGTTGAAAGTAGTGACACGTTTATGGCGTAAGACCAGGCCAGCTCTACTAAGTgcgcttagggttgttgtcctgttggaaggtgaacctttgccccagtctgaggtcctgagcgctctggagcagtttttcataagaaatctctctgtactttgcaccctttcatatttccctcgatcctgactagtctcccattccctgctgctgaaaaacatccccacatcatgatgcagccaccaccatgctgcacCCTAGGGATGGTATTGGCTAAGTGGTGAcgggttttctccagacgtgatgcttggtattcagtccaaagagttcaatcttggtttcattagaccagagaatcttgtttctcatggtcagagtcctttaggtgccttttggcaaactccaaaaggAGATGTCATGGGGCTGACATGTGCcgtcactgaggagtggcttccgtctggccactaaaggcctgattggtggagtgctgcagagatggttgtccttctggaaggttctcccatctccacagaggaactctggagctttgtcagagtgaccatcgggttcttggtcaccttcttgaccaaggcccttctaccccgattgctcagtttggccggacggacagctctaggaagagtctttggtggttcgaaacttcttccatttaagaatgatggaggccactgtgttcttggggatcttcaatgctgcagaaatgttttgatacccttccccagatctgtgcctcgacacaatcctgtctcggagctcaacggacaattccttccacctcatggcttggtttttgctctgacatgcactgtcaactgtgggaccttatatagacaggtgtgtgcctttccaaatcatgtccaatcaattgaatttaccacggctgtaacattacaaaatgaggaaaaagtgaaggggtctgaatactttccgaagggaATAGATTTGAAAGTGGTTAGATTTCATCTGCAGTCACACACAATTTCATAACTTCTCCTCCTTTTATGGGTATCTTGTCTTCACTCTATCCTCTTCTCTGTTTGTTTTGACCTCTACAGTTATGATCTCTGTGTGTATCATCTTTGGCACTGTGGCCCTGATCTTGGCTACAGTTTGCTGGGTAAGGTAAGACATCAGACAGTAACAATATCAATATGTTATTATTTAATTTGACAACTTAGATGTGCTAGACTCCCTTCTATTGTTTTACTGTCAAGTGTTTTTGTTAGAGCATGTTAAATAATTTTCCAACACATTTTTATAAAGGATCAATTTAAGCACTGCACTGTTatgatgcatcccaaatggcacccaactGCCTATGGTGCACTTTGGACCAGGGTCCATAAAGCTTTGGtcaaagttgtgcactatatagggaatattgcGCTATTGGGAAGTGTCCAAAATgcagatttgtattttatttgacctaCTGTTCCTGCTCCAGTTTCCCTAGTCTCTAATGGCTCAGAATAATGTTGCCCCCTACAGGTTGCAGAAGGAATCACGTCTGGCCCAGAAGGTAGATTACCCTGCATTTGGAAGCAATGGAAATGGAACAGCCAACAGGACTTCAGTAAGTGCATTGTTCCGCGTGGGGCACAATACATCCACATCAGCTAAATACGTTAGGAGTCTTTTCCATATTACCCAGATTAGACCCTGTTCTCTTTGGTTCTCTGTTGTTTCCACAATCAAGTGGGGAGGCTGATGACATCAGAGTAAACCCATCAGACCAGCTCCTTGAATGGCCAACTCTTGAAGTTTGCAATTGTGTCCCAAAACAAAGTTTTGCTCAAAACATGTGTGTACCCATAagtgtgtgtacattactgtatttatacaggggatattgtttttcaacaggaaacgTTCAAAAATGGCTGAAGTTTGTCTTTAATCTTAGTCCtggatgaagaagcactttgAATATAAGATCCCTATTTTGAACATGCATTTTAGACCAAGATTAGCCTTAATCTATGTCCGGGATACCGTACCTACATGTGTGTAAATAAGGGACTAGACTATTTTTTTGTATGATTAATTTCCTTCTGTCAATGTGATTTGACCACAGGATGTCTGTGACGTAAGCATCTGATTTTCAGGCTTTGCCTCTTCTTTGCTTTTCCTCCCCGCTGAGGGTGGTTTTCATGggtctcccctctccttctcccttttctcctcagTCGGGGGATAAGAAGTTGGCCCAGAGTGCTCAGATGTACCACTACCAGCATCAGAAACAGCAGATCCTCTCCATGGAAAAGTGAGTTCTACTCCTCCTCTTGCCCTTTTCGGTCTCgcgtcctttctctctccctacctgtcCGACAATTCAGTTTCATTCAaatatgaatacacacacacacatattcatctTGGTGCATTCTGTTGTTTTTCAGACATAAATCGGAGACGAAAGTCACTGACTCAGAAGTCACATCAGATGAGGAAGAAGTGGGCGGAGACTTCACTGTGTACGAGTGCCCTGGCCTTGCACCGGTGGGTGtgctaggacacacacacacacatgcactcgcactcagacatgcacgcacacacacacacacacacac
This window encodes:
- the LOC139408569 gene encoding neural proliferation differentiation and control protein 1-like, which codes for MLLSKRIERQPRHSLRPVVLLCFILATVSASMPAGGKCPYHIDCAREGRHFCKPGTSYCGPCLTPLEENEEGQCVARKRRHHHGQVTAFSDLDEEIDFLHSVIAKQEVSEVKQSNTPSKAVPMTQTKFPRQRGKAQPSAEQPTTAHPSTRTPQPATGALERVGPGGPGGPIAIPYPSKDSLLVIMISVCIIFGTVALILATVCWVRLQKESRLAQKVDYPAFGSNGNGTANRTSSGDKKLAQSAQMYHYQHQKQQILSMEKHKSETKVTDSEVTSDEEEVGGDFTVYECPGLAPTGEMEVKNPLFDDSTLYYQGNPKGIP